One window of Pseudomonas sp. FP198 genomic DNA carries:
- a CDS encoding integrase domain-containing protein, with amino-acid sequence MPAPALRLSDRQLKAVKAKDKDYVLSDGDGLQLRVRSNGSMLWNFNYREPVTKNRINMGLGTYPELSLANARKKVVEARELLAQGIDPKVQRNAQDEAKRAETEHTFENVATAWFELKKDSVTPAYAEDIWRSLTLHVFPDLKTMPLSKITAPTVIELLRPIEAKGSLETVKRLSQRLNEIMTYGVNSGLIFANPLSGIRAVFKKPKKQNMAALRPDELSELMIEIANASIKRITRCLIEWQLHTMTRPAEAATTRWADIDFDKRIWTIPPERMKKRRPHTIPLTEQALALLETLKPHSGHREYVFPADRNPRTHANSQTANMALKRMGFQDRLVSHGMRSMASTILNEHGWDPELIEVALAHVDKDEVRSAYNRADYIERRRPMMAWWSEHIQKAATGNLSASAINQTRDHNVVPIR; translated from the coding sequence ATGCCTGCTCCAGCCCTTCGCCTTTCCGACCGTCAGCTCAAGGCAGTCAAGGCAAAAGACAAGGACTACGTCCTCAGCGATGGTGACGGCCTCCAGCTCCGAGTCAGGAGCAACGGCTCGATGCTGTGGAATTTCAACTACCGCGAGCCGGTAACCAAAAATCGCATCAATATGGGGCTGGGCACGTACCCAGAGCTCTCATTAGCGAACGCCAGGAAAAAAGTGGTGGAAGCGCGCGAGCTGCTTGCACAAGGCATTGATCCCAAGGTGCAACGCAATGCACAGGACGAAGCCAAACGAGCAGAGACGGAACATACGTTCGAGAACGTGGCCACCGCCTGGTTCGAGCTGAAGAAGGACTCCGTCACGCCGGCGTACGCCGAAGACATTTGGCGCTCGCTCACGCTGCATGTATTTCCAGACCTGAAAACAATGCCGCTCTCGAAAATTACCGCACCGACTGTCATCGAACTGCTTCGCCCAATCGAGGCCAAAGGCAGCCTCGAGACAGTGAAGCGATTGAGCCAACGGCTCAACGAGATCATGACCTACGGGGTCAATTCAGGGCTGATCTTTGCGAACCCTCTCAGCGGCATTCGCGCAGTGTTCAAGAAACCCAAGAAACAGAACATGGCCGCGCTACGACCCGATGAGCTTTCCGAGCTCATGATCGAAATCGCGAACGCCAGCATCAAGCGGATCACCCGCTGCCTGATCGAATGGCAACTGCACACCATGACCCGTCCTGCCGAAGCGGCTACCACCCGGTGGGCAGACATCGACTTCGACAAACGCATCTGGACCATCCCGCCGGAGCGCATGAAAAAGCGTCGTCCGCACACCATCCCGCTGACCGAACAGGCACTCGCCTTACTAGAGACGCTCAAGCCCCACAGCGGCCACAGGGAATACGTGTTCCCGGCAGATAGAAACCCGCGCACCCACGCCAACAGTCAGACTGCCAACATGGCGTTGAAACGCATGGGCTTCCAGGACCGCTTGGTCAGCCACGGCATGCGCTCCATGGCCAGCACCATCCTGAACGAGCATGGGTGGGATCCGGAGCTGATCGAAGTCGCGCTGGCGCATGTCGACAAGGACGAAGTCCGAAGCGCTTACAACCGAGCTGACTACATTGAACGTCGGCGTCCGATGATGGCTTGGTGGAGTGAGCACATCCAGAAAGCGGCCACTGGCAACCTGTCGGCATCTGCGATCAATCAAACCAGGGACCACAACGTCGTGCCGATACGGTGA
- a CDS encoding YfjI family protein gives MQLCEAFEPPQPLLEYQQAPLPYPVEALGDLLGPAVERLAEVIGVPCAMAAQSVLASAALVSQGHANVQLDGRTYPLSLYLLTVASSGDRKSAVDHLALKAARNWERQQWTLYAEKLKAYRAATNIMAKPKTSNKHAEAEGGELSEPVPPRLIIAEPTIEALVKSLCHGLPSMGLFNDEGGQFLGSSTMSKENLLKAITTLSTLWDGSPIDRARSMAGESLRAYDRRLSLHLMLQPYLANQLFKDPVINGQGILGRCLISWPERLAGQRLYKAIDLTRDARVQRYQQRITALLQKPWSLHKDGSLNPVTLELTPRARRAWIDIHDTIECQSGEFGELAGVQPVAGKAAANVLRIAGVLAMVEEASVLDEAHIQRASTLMDYYLAEIQRLTELEPVNSRREEADRLLRWLVQKGWSQFSIRDVNRNGPRFARKSADHTASLLVVLITHRWLSSRDGKTFEVRHVSP, from the coding sequence ATGCAACTGTGCGAAGCGTTCGAGCCACCACAACCCTTGCTGGAGTACCAGCAGGCGCCACTGCCCTACCCGGTCGAAGCACTCGGAGATTTGTTGGGCCCTGCGGTCGAACGACTGGCCGAGGTGATCGGCGTACCCTGCGCCATGGCCGCGCAATCGGTGCTGGCCAGCGCTGCTCTGGTGAGCCAGGGTCATGCCAATGTCCAACTCGACGGCCGAACCTATCCGCTGTCCCTCTACCTACTGACGGTGGCGTCCTCGGGTGATCGCAAAAGCGCGGTGGACCATCTGGCACTGAAGGCCGCGCGTAACTGGGAACGACAGCAGTGGACCCTGTATGCGGAAAAGCTCAAAGCCTATCGCGCCGCTACCAACATCATGGCCAAACCCAAAACCTCAAATAAACACGCGGAGGCGGAAGGCGGTGAGCTATCCGAGCCGGTACCGCCGAGACTGATCATTGCCGAACCCACCATTGAGGCTCTGGTCAAAAGCCTGTGCCATGGTTTGCCCAGCATGGGCTTGTTCAATGATGAAGGTGGCCAGTTCTTGGGCAGCAGCACCATGAGCAAAGAGAACCTGCTCAAGGCGATCACCACCTTGTCGACATTGTGGGATGGCAGCCCGATCGACCGGGCGCGCTCCATGGCCGGAGAAAGCCTGCGTGCCTATGACCGTCGCCTCAGCCTGCATCTGATGCTGCAGCCCTACCTGGCCAACCAGCTGTTTAAAGACCCGGTGATCAATGGTCAAGGCATCCTCGGCCGTTGCCTGATCAGTTGGCCCGAGCGCCTGGCCGGCCAACGACTCTACAAGGCAATCGACCTGACCCGGGATGCCAGAGTCCAACGCTACCAACAACGAATCACCGCCCTGCTGCAAAAGCCCTGGTCGCTTCACAAGGATGGATCACTCAATCCCGTCACGCTGGAACTGACTCCCCGTGCCCGTCGTGCCTGGATAGACATTCACGACACCATCGAGTGCCAGTCTGGCGAGTTCGGCGAGCTGGCCGGCGTCCAGCCTGTCGCGGGCAAGGCCGCGGCGAATGTACTGCGCATCGCGGGCGTGCTGGCCATGGTTGAAGAGGCCAGTGTGTTGGACGAAGCACACATCCAGCGCGCCTCCACGTTGATGGATTACTACCTGGCCGAGATCCAGCGCCTGACAGAATTGGAGCCAGTCAATAGCCGACGCGAAGAGGCGGATCGGCTGTTGCGCTGGCTGGTGCAGAAAGGCTGGAGCCAGTTCAGCATCCGAGACGTCAATCGCAACGGCCCTCGTTTTGCGCGCAAGAGCGCTGACCATACCGCTTCTTTATTGGTCGTGCTGATCACTCATCGCTGGCTGAGCAGCCGCGACGGAAAAACTTTCGAGGTCCGCCATGTTTCGCCTTAA
- a CDS encoding integrase domain-containing protein, translating to MALVGRREGRNFGYGRQLSYAGPQALKDLFAGGHFATVKAHSDRWQAFVRWCRSEDGPGYNDARQIDRLTLQDYAAYLRQQIQQGELSIATAQNRLSSVNRTIAALRGDQDVRIASPSQALGLRRSSVRTRAPDGQDRQQLRRVLEVLGKQQHERVAAIVLLARETGMRLREAILADLPRLHREAEHLGRINIQDGTKGGRSGASAPRWVVANEEVKAALQLAHHASPPGSRNLLARDESYAAFLQQTVLPAREILHEQGLKGLHELRAAYACERYEQLTGHVAPVNGGHGYRIDRGLDQRARQQISLELGHYRVDVVSAYIGGRE from the coding sequence ATGGCACTAGTCGGTCGGCGTGAGGGTCGCAACTTTGGCTATGGCCGCCAGCTGAGCTACGCCGGCCCACAAGCGCTAAAGGATCTATTTGCCGGTGGCCACTTCGCCACGGTGAAAGCGCATAGCGATCGCTGGCAAGCGTTCGTGCGTTGGTGTCGTTCAGAGGACGGCCCTGGTTACAATGATGCGCGCCAGATCGATCGACTAACGCTGCAGGACTACGCCGCCTACCTGCGCCAGCAGATCCAACAAGGCGAGCTCAGCATCGCCACCGCGCAGAACCGCCTGAGCAGCGTCAACCGCACCATCGCCGCGCTGCGCGGTGATCAGGACGTCAGGATCGCCAGTCCGAGCCAGGCGTTAGGACTGCGGCGCTCGAGCGTACGCACCCGCGCGCCAGATGGCCAAGACCGCCAACAGCTGCGGCGAGTGCTTGAGGTGCTTGGCAAACAGCAACACGAGCGGGTGGCGGCGATTGTCCTGTTGGCCCGAGAAACCGGCATGCGCCTGCGCGAAGCGATCCTGGCTGACCTGCCACGCTTACACCGCGAAGCCGAACACTTAGGCCGCATCAACATCCAGGACGGTACCAAAGGCGGGCGTTCAGGCGCTTCAGCGCCGCGATGGGTTGTGGCCAATGAAGAGGTGAAAGCGGCACTGCAGTTGGCTCATCATGCGTCGCCGCCCGGCAGCCGCAACTTGCTGGCCCGCGACGAAAGCTACGCCGCGTTCCTGCAACAGACCGTGCTCCCCGCCCGCGAAATACTGCACGAACAAGGGCTGAAGGGCCTTCATGAACTGCGAGCAGCCTACGCCTGCGAGCGTTACGAACAGCTCACGGGGCACGTCGCACCGGTCAATGGTGGTCACGGCTATCGCATTGACCGCGGCCTCGATCAACGGGCGCGCCAACAGATCAGCCTTGAGCTCGGGCATTACCGAGTCGATGTAGTTTCGGCCTACATTGGAGGTCGAGAGTGA
- a CDS encoding NUDIX domain-containing protein yields MAGGQLVKGTIEKGETPTETALRELSEESGIAAASVVSDMGCWDAGHLDQI; encoded by the coding sequence ATGGCAGGCGGACAATTGGTCAAAGGGACAATCGAGAAAGGTGAAACCCCAACTGAGACCGCTCTGCGCGAATTAAGCGAAGAATCAGGCATTGCGGCCGCCTCGGTGGTCAGCGATATGGGCTGCTGGGACGCCGGGCATCTCGACCAGATATAG